The region ACAAAACCCCTAAAAAAGCCCCTCAAAATTCCCCTTGTTTTTGGATTTCAGATTTTTTGTTTTGTATAAAAAAAATTGATTTTAGTGTTAAAAGAGAAAATACGCACAAATTTTTCTACAAAAAGTGAGCATATATGAAAAAATGTATTAAATTAGCTTCAAGAATAAAAACTAATTAATTAAATTGTAACCTTTCGCCTATCTTGCCAATAGGGCATAAAAGTAGTCTGAAAGTTTCGGGTATAAATTAGTTATGCGTCATAATTTCAAACCCGTTTAAAATGAGAAATATAATCATCCTAACTCTGCTCCTATTTATTTCGTGCGAAAAAAAAGAAGGTGAAAATCTAAAAAAATTAGAAGTCGGAATGAAAACTGAAGACGTAGCAGGAACTCCGAATTTTCAGAAAATTGATTATAGTTTAAAAGAAAATTATTTTGACAGCTTAGCAAAAAACATTAACCCGAATCGAAAATATCAATATTGGCAATACGTTGCGTATCATCAAAGCTCAAATTCTGAAACATATACTGTTTTAAAAGAAGGCGGAGATTCTTTGTTAAGAAAAAGAATAAATGAAAAGCCAAGACCAAACTATAACTCTGGAATTTTCTTTGGTGGGCATCCAAATTTTCGTTGTAATTATGTTGTGATAATTGATAAAGGCAAAATAAGCAACTTAAAAACCGAAGAAGAATTTCGTGATTTTTTAGGGACAATTGACAATCTTGAAGAAGCAATGCTTTTAGCAAGAACTTATGGTTATATATTAGATGATGATATTAGAGGAAGCCAATACAGGAATTTGCAAAATGGTTTCGAACTGCGTCTTATGAAATATCATGAATTTCCAATCCGAAAAGAATCTGTTGAAATAAAAATTAGTAACGATGGATTTATTAAAACTAAAAGTCGTGGAATATATTGCGAAGGTTCAAATTGCCGATGGTAAATTATTACGTCGCATAACAAGCGTTTGGCAAGATTGCGAATTTTGTAGTAAATTCACGTTTACATTTCGCAAGAAATTTTATCTTTAACAGAAAATAATCGGTTCCGAAGTTCGCAACCTCGCCAAGCGCCGGAACGTTAGCACCAATAGTAATGACGACAAGATTTGAAGATATAGACTTGAAAATTGAGAAACTGGTATTTCTTCTGAATGCTGAAGAAGGTAATCCAGGTATTTACGAGTTGACTTGGGAGCTGGGATGTTTCGACCTGACTATTGAAGACAAGTATAAAGTTGCAAGACTTGTTTTGACAGAAATTCTTCAAGAGGACTTGGTAGTACTTGGAAAATACAAGGACTTTAAATTGGAAGAGAAAATTGCGACAATTGACAAAAGAGAAATCGAAGAATTGCTCAACAACCCTTCCTACTGGTATCCGTGTAATGAAATTCTATCAATAAGCTTGACAGATAAAGGGAATGAATACCTAGACAAAGAAATGCCAAAGTATGCGGACAAGATTAATGCACGACTTAGCGGAAACTAGAACTACTGGTGCTAACAGGCGTAACTGTTGCACAACTAGCCTTTTTTAAAAAATAGTTTCAAAAGCATAAAATTTCAACCTCGTTTAAGCACTTTTAAGCGAGGTTTGTTTTTTAGTTGTAGAATAAACTTGCCAGTTATCTGGGACAATAAAAGCTTCTATAAAACGAACAAGAGTAGCAACTGTGATTTTGTCTTCTAAACTTATCATTTGAAGCTGATGAGGCGAAATTCCTTGGATAGGTGGAATGTATAAATAGCTAAAAAAAAACTCTTATTTGCAAGCTTTTTACTATATTTGTATGGAAGACGGTGAAGTTTTTTCACAGTCTGACGTTACCTGCAAGCATCGCCAAACAGAATTTATATGAATAAAATGAAAAAATTAGCTTTAGAAAACTTGTATAATGAAATCTCAAATTACTACAATAGTTTAGAAGTAAAATACAACGCATTTTTTGATAACTTAAATTATAAAGTCTTTTTTAGTAAACTTTCTTTTGATTCCGACATTATGTTTTTAGGCATAAATCCTGGAAAAGGTGAACAAGTCAAATATTATTTACCATTAGATAAATTGGAATATGTAGATAGTGAAATAAATAATTACGCATTGGCTTCTCAAACTCTAAAAGCTTTTGATCTTGCAGGATATGATGGACTACTTGAAAAATTAGATCAGCAAAATAAAGTACTGAAAACTAATATATTTTATTACTGTGACCAAGATGATAAGAAAATAGACTTTTTCCGTAGTCAAATATTATCAAAAGAAGACGAAAAAATATTTTGGGAAAAATCAATAAATTGGACAAAAGAAATAATAAAAAATTCGAACACTAAAATTATCATATGCGAGGGCAAATTAGTTTTTGATATTTTACTCGATATATTTAATAACGAAGAAAGTATTATAAATATAGAAAACCTGACAATACAAATTCCCTCACAAAAATTAGTCATATTAGGTTACAAAAGAAGGTATTCAAATATTTTAAAAATACAAGATTTTTCATCAAATTTGAGAATTGAACTTAATAAAATATATAATGAGCAAAATTGAAAAAATTACTAAAGAAGAAGCTGTAAAAGAAATCCTGAATATTCTAGAAAAAGCAGAAAAAAGCTTCCCTGAAATGGACAATCAACCAGATGGTTCAACCATTTTTTGTCCATTTCCAGAAAAATATATTCAACTAGGTAATGCCTTTTTCAAATTAGAATATGGATTTAAATTAATCAAAGTAAATTCAAAAACCTTTGAATATCCACAAAAAGAGAATAGTGCCAGCAGGTAACAGCGGTAACTGTTGCACAACTACCATTTTTTTAAATATCCCAAAGCATCGGGACAAAAAACATAAAATTCCGACCTCGTTTAAGCCCTTTTAAGCGAGGTTTATTTTTTAGTTGTAGATAAACTTACCAATTATCTGGAACAACAAAGTATCTTAATTGCAAGCTTTTTATTATATTTGTTTTTATAGACGGTCAGGTTTTTTCACAGTCTGACGTTGTGTGTAATTTAAGAAAAACAAAATGGGACTAGATTATTCAATTAGAACTTACGTAAAAAAAGAAAAAATTTCAAATTCTTTGAATTGGTTATTTGAGAATAGTTGGAGTAATGAAAAAGTTCCACAAAAACTGCTAATCAACGGGGAACTTTTCAATATAAACGGAGATTATTTTAAAATTGACGATTATCAAAATAAATATTTAGAAAGAAACAAAATCATTGAACATTTTCAAAAGATTTACTTTACAACAAGTTTAGTTTTTGAAATTGAACCTAAAATTATTGCTTCATTACCAGGTTGGGAACTTGAGTATAGAATGGATTTATTAGAAGATTTCAAAGAACATTTTGAACAGGTTTATTTAGGTGATGGAAAAATTAGAATTGGTGGTTTTGATTCTACTATCTCGAAACTGACAGAACAAGATGTTTATGAAATTGATTTAACTGCTTTAACTAGTGATATGAGTAGATTGATTGAAGATTCTATATCAGTAAAAAAGTGGATTTTAGAGTTTTCTAGAGCTTCAGATTCTTTATTAACTTATCTAGATTTAGAACATAATGGACGTAGATTAGTTTTTTATAATGGCAAAGAAATTGATTGTACAATTAAAGAAGGTTTTGATGTTGATTCCTATGAATCGGTGAAAAATATACTAAATGATTATTTTACACTTGAATTTAATAAAAAAATATAAACTACACACAACAGCGGTAACTGTTGCACAACTACCATTTTTTAAAATATCCCGAAGCATCGGGACAAAAAACATAAAATTACAACCTCGTTTAAGTACATTTAAACGAGGTTTATTTTTTAGTTGTAGATAAACTTACCAATAATCTGGAACAACAAAGTATCTTACTTGCAAGCTTTTTATTATATTTGTTTTTGTAGACGGTGAAGTTTTTTTACAGTCTGACGTTAGCAACAATTCCGATAAAATATAGCTGAGTTATAACAATTAGAAAAAAATGACAAATGAGATATAAAACAATTAAAATATTTTTTTTATTTTTTCAATTAACATTTGTAAATGTTTATGGCCAAAAATGCAATCAATTGCTTGAATTAATTCATCAAAGTGAAAATGGTAATTTTAGTAATGCACCTTTACAGTTCAACATCGTAAAATACTTAGAGTGCATTGAAGCACCACAAAAAACAATAGATTTCTTTAAAACAATTGTGTTTCTTGTAAAACATAACGACGTTTATTTAGCCAAAAACATTGAAAACCATTTTTTTATTATTGATAAAGATTTTAAAGTTATCAAAGAAACGGAAAACAGAATAGGTTTTACACCCGATTTCAATCAATTTATACTTGACAAAACAACAGGTATATTTAAAAGAACTGAAGAATTAATAGATAAAAAAGGTAATTCCATTAGTGAAAAATATGAAGATATTACTTTTCTAGGTAATAAACACATAGAGGTTTACAAAGATGCTAAATTTGGTGTGATTGATAGTACAGGCAAAGTTATAATTCCTTTAGAATACAATAAAATACAAAGCTATTCGTCAAGTAAAAATTTATTTATCGCACAAAAAAATAAATTAAAAGGTATCATAAACAGTCAAAACCAAACAATATTACCATTTGAATATTCTGATATTGAGTATTCTTATAGCACTAATTTTTTTGCAGTTTCAAAGAATGAAAAATTTGGCATTGTCAATAAAAAAAATCAAATAATAGTTCCTTTGCAACATCGTGGGACAAAGGTAGTAAATGATTCTTGTTTTATAATAATAGGAGATTATGGCTCTTATATTTGTGATCAAACAGGAAAACAAATTAGTAAAACATATTACCACATAAACCAATTTTATAATTTAGGAAATGACCACTATACGGAAGTAGAAGATTTTAATGGTAGTGGTGTAATTTCATTACAAAATATTAAAGAAATCATTCCTACTGAATACGATGAAGTTCGAGTAAGAGAAAATTTTATTTCTATTAAAAAAAACGGATTGTATGGCATTGCAAGTTTTAACGGCTCAATATTATTCCCTATTATTTTTGAAGAAAAATTTTATGAACTTAATCAATTCAATAAAGCTCGTAAAAATTCAAAATACGGTATTATAGATAATACTGGAAAAACAATTAGTGATTTTATTTATGATGAAATATTTATTTATAGAGATTATATCTTTTTCAAAAAATATAATAATTTGAATTCTAATGTCGCAGAAAAAGACTATGCTGTTTTAGTAAAGTCTGGAAAAAGTCAAATTATTGATTTAAAAACTAATTTAATTATTGCCGACTATGATTTTGAAGTTCATAGCATAAATAAAAACTTTTTTTGGGTTAAAAAAAATGGACTTTGGGGTACCTTCAATCCTAACAAAAATGATTTCATCGTTTATCCTAAATATGATAGTCCGATGTATAAAATTAACAATGGTTTGATTATAATTCAGCATAAAGAAAAATATGGTTTGCTAGATTTTAGAGGTGAGGAGATACAGCCACCAAAATATGATAACTTTAGTTACGAATCAACAATTTCTTCAGATACTATGTTAGTTTTAATTAATAACGAAAAACAATATTACATTAATCTTTTTGGCATAATTCGTGAATTTTAGAGAAAAATAATTAATATAAACTGTTGCTAACAGCGGTAACTGTTGCACAACTACCATTTTTTAAAATAAAATTTTAAAAACATAAAATTCAGACTTCGTTTAAGCACTTTTAAGCGAGGTATGCTTTTTTTAGCTATTGAAAAATTTGCTAATAAGCTCGAATAAAAAAGTATCTTACTTGCAAGCTTTTTACTATATTTGTTCATGAATGGTGAAGTTTTTTCACAGACTGACGTTACAAGACATTTTATGACGAAATTACTAAAAATAGGATTCTGCTTGATTTTTCTATCTCAAACTTATGAGTACAATTTCAATTGTAGGTTAACTTATGAGTACATAGATTTAAAAAATCATAAGAAAAACCATGATGTTACTTACCTAATAAACAACCAAGACAATAGCTATTATTCTTCTTATCATAATATTTCGGGTAATAAGGAAGAAGTTACATTTTTGGATCAAAACGGAGTTTACTGGAAAGGTCAAATGAACAATCAAAATTTAACTAATTCAGAAATTACGTTGGAAAAAGAACTATTGAGAAAATACAGTAATCCATATAAATTTCAGGTTGATAATTATGATTTTATAGAATTAAAAGACACGCTTTTGAATAATAAAATGTGTAAGCGTGTTATGTTGAAAAGCAACAATCCAGAAAAAGAACAAAAGAAACAACTCGGCAGAGAAGTCTATGTTATAGATACATCTTCAGACATGAAACCTTTACTAACATTTTCAACAGCTTATGAAATCTGGAAAAAAAGAAAAAATATTCCAAACGGTATAATTATAGAAAAGTATTTATATAATTACAAAGGAGAGATGTTAATCAAAGAGAAGTTAAAAAGTAGTGAAAATATTAGCTTGAAATTTAAAATGGCTTCGGAATAAAAAAGTCTTGTAACAGCCGTAAATGTTGCACAACTACCATTTTTTAAGATAAAATTTTAAAAACATAAAATTCAGACTTCGTTTAAGCCGTTTTAAGCGAGGTTTTTTTTAAAAATTGTATATATACTTGCCATTTATTTGGAGCAATAAAGTATTTTACTTGCAAGCTTTTTACTATATTTGTTTTCATAGACGGTCAGGTTTTTTTATAGGCTGACGTTAGTGGTAATTTTACACAACACACGAAAAAAACTAATAATGAAAAAACTATTGATATTGTTAACAGTTACATTAATTATCAGTTGTAACAATTCACCTAATAAAACAGTTCTAAAAAAAGAAAATAGACAACGCTATTTCAGTTTGGAACGAGTTGCAGAACTTAAAAAAAGATGTGTTGAAAATGGAGATACTAAAGCATTTGGAAATTTAGTCGATCATTATGGTAATACTCCATTTGAAAAATATGAATTATTACCTGTTGCTATTATAATGGCAGATAAACATAATTGTGATAATGCACGTGTGGCAATTTATTTTTCTTTTTTGGGAAATGCAAAATGAAGGAAGAGATGAAAAAAAGTTCTTTAAACTTGATAAAATAAAACAAGATTTTATTTTAAAATATTTATTAGATGGTGCAAAAAATAAAAATCAAGGTTGTTTGGGAATTTTAAATAGATTGCTCGAAAATGGTCTGAAAATGGATTTGAATAAAACAATAGAAATAAAAGAACTGTATAAAAAAAACTACCGCTAACAGTCGTAACTGTTGCACAACTACCATTTTTTAAAATAAAATTTTAAAAACATAAAATTCAGACTTCGTTTAAGCCCTTTTTAGCGAGGTTTGTTTTTTAGTTGTAGTTCAAAATTCTAGAATTTGAATAGCTTGAAATCGAGTTTTTATAGACTGTGAACAAACCTTTTTTTTTTCAAAAAAACAAGTTTTCACCAAACATTATTTTTGTTTTATAAACAAATCAATTGAAGCTGATGACGCGAAATTCCTTGGATAGGTGGAATGTTTAAATAGCTAAAAAATAACTCTTATTTGCAAGCTTTTTATTATATTTGTTTTCATAGAAAGTCAGGTTTTTTTATAGGCTGATGTTGTATGCTATATTAAAAAACGAAATGAAAAAAATATCTTTCCTGTTTATTGCAATTTTTTACATCTCATGCAGTAAAAAAATAACAACGGAACTCTCCGATAAAATGACAGAATTAAAATCTGAAAATGGAATTCCCACTGATTTTAAAAAACTAGATCAATACATTGCCAACAAAGAAATAATACTTCTAGGTGAAGCAGCTCATGGAGAAGGAAAAACGTTTGAAGTTAAAACTCAAATTGTTAAATATTTGGTTGAAGAAAAAGGGTTTAATACAATTGCTATGGAAGGCATGGATTTCCTTCAAATGGAATTTATTAATGGACGAAATGTTTTAAAAAATAATTTACCTGACAATTTTGAAAATGAATGGTATAACTTCTGGAATCCATGGAATCCAGCCAAACAATTAATATCTTTTGAAAGTTTTATTAAAAATAGTAAAATTTCATTTGCAGGAATAGAACCTTACGAAAATATTACTGCGATGATAAACATTAGTTTTATCAAAAATGAACTAGAAAAAAGTAATTGGGCAATTTTAAATAAAAAAGAATGGCTGAAATTAGCTCCAATTTTCGAAAAAATCAACACAAATAAATCAAAATTATCAATTGAAGAATTTGATTATATCACATTACAATTAGAAAATTTTATTAAAGAAAATGAACTTATTCATTTCCAAGATAACTTTTTCACACAAATGGTAGAAAATCTTATTACTCATGTTAAGATGAATTTCAATCCTAATACTTTTAGTAATGAAGATGAAGAAACAGCTTATTATGTTAATACTAGAGACCATCAAATGGCTAGGAATTTAATCTACTTTAAAGAAAGAAATCCAAAGGCTAAAATTATAGTTTGGC is a window of Flavobacterium indicum GPTSA100-9 = DSM 17447 DNA encoding:
- a CDS encoding WG repeat-containing protein, yielding MRYKTIKIFFLFFQLTFVNVYGQKCNQLLELIHQSENGNFSNAPLQFNIVKYLECIEAPQKTIDFFKTIVFLVKHNDVYLAKNIENHFFIIDKDFKVIKETENRIGFTPDFNQFILDKTTGIFKRTEELIDKKGNSISEKYEDITFLGNKHIEVYKDAKFGVIDSTGKVIIPLEYNKIQSYSSSKNLFIAQKNKLKGIINSQNQTILPFEYSDIEYSYSTNFFAVSKNEKFGIVNKKNQIIVPLQHRGTKVVNDSCFIIIGDYGSYICDQTGKQISKTYYHINQFYNLGNDHYTEVEDFNGSGVISLQNIKEIIPTEYDEVRVRENFISIKKNGLYGIASFNGSILFPIIFEEKFYELNQFNKARKNSKYGIIDNTGKTISDFIYDEIFIYRDYIFFKKYNNLNSNVAEKDYAVLVKSGKSQIIDLKTNLIIADYDFEVHSINKNFFWVKKNGLWGTFNPNKNDFIVYPKYDSPMYKINNGLIIIQHKEKYGLLDFRGEEIQPPKYDNFSYESTISSDTMLVLINNEKQYYINLFGIIREF
- a CDS encoding erythromycin esterase family protein, whose product is MTELKSENGIPTDFKKLDQYIANKEIILLGEAAHGEGKTFEVKTQIVKYLVEEKGFNTIAMEGMDFLQMEFINGRNVLKNNLPDNFENEWYNFWNPWNPAKQLISFESFIKNSKISFAGIEPYENITAMINISFIKNELEKSNWAILNKKEWLKLAPIFEKINTNKSKLSIEEFDYITLQLENFIKENELIHFQDNFFTQMVENLITHVKMNFNPNTFSNEDEETAYYVNTRDHQMARNLIYFKERNPKAKIIVWLANFHGATNLSEVTYADGDPNMYSKLKVFGEHVKKKYSEKVYSIATTSSKGFSKIPYNLKGIEETKIISPKESLEFDLDKQKYNFGFIDFNEININNPKKIEEKFNSIMLGHTNQNGKWLKVFDGLLYIKENEIAIPRK